From one Polyangia bacterium genomic stretch:
- a CDS encoding BrnT family toxin has translation MKRIRFEWDARKAAANLRKHGVSFEEARTVFLDESALLRPDEDHSDDEDRFLLLGLSGRLRTVVVCHCHRQEDEVIRVISARKASSDERRQYDDRRMR, from the coding sequence GTGAAACGGATCCGCTTCGAGTGGGACGCGCGGAAGGCGGCGGCGAATCTCCGCAAGCACGGCGTGTCATTCGAGGAAGCGCGAACCGTGTTCCTCGACGAGAGTGCCTTATTGCGTCCGGACGAGGACCATTCCGACGACGAGGACCGGTTCCTTCTGCTCGGCTTGAGCGGTCGGCTGAGAACGGTGGTCGTCTGTCACTGCCACCGGCAGGAAGACGAGGTCATCCGCGTGATCTCGGCACGCAAGGCGAGCTCGGATGAGCGGCGCCAATACGACGACCGGAGGATGAGATGA
- a CDS encoding BrnA antitoxin family protein translates to MKKSYDFSAAVRNPYAKRLKRQLTIRLDEETISYFQGLSREMSLPYQTLMNMYLRDCAETRKRPHWAESPRSEGANQKAFDPAAGVGRRKSG, encoded by the coding sequence ATGAAAAAGAGCTACGACTTTTCGGCCGCGGTCAGGAATCCGTACGCCAAGCGTCTTAAGAGACAACTGACGATCCGGTTGGATGAGGAGACCATCAGCTATTTTCAGGGACTTTCTCGCGAGATGTCATTGCCCTACCAGACCCTTATGAACATGTACCTTCGGGACTGCGCCGAAACGCGAAAGCGGCCGCACTGGGCTGAGTCTCCGCGGTCGGAGGGGGCTAACCAGAAGGCGTTTGATCCGGCCGCGGGCGTAGGACGCCGCAAGTCTGGTTGA